A stretch of Triticum aestivum cultivar Chinese Spring chromosome 1D, IWGSC CS RefSeq v2.1, whole genome shotgun sequence DNA encodes these proteins:
- the LOC123182833 gene encoding 60S ribosomal protein L28-1: protein MTTVPGSLVWELVKKNNCFLIKQFGNSNAKVQFSKEPNNLYNVHSYKFSGLANSKTVAVQPSAGEDKAVVLSTTKTKKQNTPAKLQHKTLMRKEFRKMAKSVKNQVCDNYYRPDLTKPALARLSAVYRSLQVSKSGIKKKNRQPTKL, encoded by the exons ATGACTACCGTTCCGGGGTCTCTGGTGTGGGAGCTCGTGAAGAAAAACAACTGCTTCTTGATCAAGCAGTTCGGCAACAGCAACGCCAAGGTGCAGTTCAGCAAGGAGCCAAACAACCTCTACAATGTCCACTCCTACAAGTTCTCTG GCTTGGCGAACAGCAAGACCGTGGCGGTCCAGCCATCAGCGGGAGAGGACAAGGCTGTCGTCCTGTCCACGACCAAGACCAAGAAGCAGAACACCCCTGCCAAGCTCCAGCACAAGACTCTGATGCGCAAGGAGTTCCGCAAGATGGCCAAGTCCGTCAAGAACCAG GTCTGCGACAACTACTACAGGCCTGATCTGACCAAGCCGGCCCTTGCAAGGCTGAGTGCCGTGTACCGCAGCCTCCAGGTTTCCAAGTCTGGAATCAAGAAGAAGAACAGGCAGCCAACTAAGCTGTAA